In Carya illinoinensis cultivar Pawnee chromosome 16, C.illinoinensisPawnee_v1, whole genome shotgun sequence, a single window of DNA contains:
- the LOC122298618 gene encoding rho-associated protein kinase let-502-like, translating into MAVIRDHQISEFHHEFDNGSFRLRLDEAEARVSDPERLLDVHERSLVESKGEISTKNVRITGLEHEVSDVLQASIKSDQELNAIRSEVAFLRKDNESIVKDIETARAETEKLKIDLFAAEDKIKETKRLHLAAMDDKQRQALNRRRKMIHCKSALDNLSRKFKSQLKYKLQSKNHLRISFSHLNTRRLYLFHRPKKCKRQTLKVKKRKCFEDKLNHMV; encoded by the coding sequence ATGGCTGTTATTCGTGACCATCAGATCTCTGAATTCCATCACGAGTTTGACAATGGCAGTTTTCGATTACGTCTTGATGAGGCTGAGGCCAGGGTAAGTGATCCGGAGCGCCTTCTTGATGTCCATGAGAGGTCTTTGGTAGAGTCGAAGGGAGAGATTTCAACTAAGAACGTGAGGATAACAGGGCTGGAGCATGAGGTTTCAGATGTTCTGCAAGCTTCTATAAAATCTGATCAGGAACTGAATGCCATTCGGTCTGAAGTGGCCTTTTTGAGAAAAGATAATGAATCTATTGTGAAAGATATAGAGACAGCCCGTGCTGAGACTGAGAAGcttaaaattgatttatttgcTGCTGAGGATAAAATTAAGGAGACAAAAAGGTTGCATCTGGCTGCCATGGATGATAAACAGCGGCAAGCATTGAACCGTAGGAGGAAAATGATTCATTGTAAGTCTGCATTAGATAATTTGTCTCGAAAATTCAAATCGCAGTTGAAATATAAGCTCCAATCAAAAAACCATTTGAGAATTTCCTTTTCCCACCTCAATACGCGGCGCTTATATCTTTTTCACCGACCGAAAAAATGTAAGCGCCAAACATTGAAAGTGAAAAAAAGGAAATGCTTCGAGGATAAATTAAATCATATGGTTTGA
- the LOC122299576 gene encoding protein MKS1-like — MYVLTAIAQYSASCMDSSGNYNIPSGRSPRRELQGPRPAPLRVHKDSHKIKKPPLAPPQQPSQPQPTQYRPPVIIYTVSPKVIHTSPRNFMNLVQSLTGRLQQSSSSSSVADHHPSSNPFNVNNSGAVSPAARYAAVEKAVKSPEGNKKQQSGEVGGMEGIEIAHGVEMVMGSFPGILSPGPASLPPISSNFFSPPSDPSPLSSFFHDLSPVLHGSKNYLEGSFMPSPSTFVSPRMASSPITPSIDLFNNFFDF, encoded by the coding sequence atgtacgtatTGACCGCCATTGCTCAATACTCAGCTAGCTGCATGGATTCTTCAGGAAATTACAATATCCCTTCGGGAAGATCTCCAAGAAGAGAGCTCCAAGGCCCTCGCCCCGCGCCTCTCAGAGTGCACAAAGATTCCCACAAGATCAAGAAACCCCCACTAGCTCCGCCGCAGCAGCCGTCACAACCACAACCTACTCAGTATCGCCCTCCGGTCATCATCTACACCGTCTCGCCCAAAGTAATCCACACCAGCCCTAGAAACTTCATGAACCTTGTTCAAAGCCTGACCGGCCGCCTGCAGCagtcatcatcttcatcatctgtTGCTGATCATCATCCTTCAAGCAATCCTTTTAATGTCAATAACAGCGGTGCAGTTTCGCCGGCGGCACGTTATGCGGCGGTAGAGAAGGCGGTGAAGTCTCCAGAAGGGAATAAGAAACAACAGAGTGGCGAAGTGGGTGGCATGGAAGGGATAGAGATTGCTCATGGGGTTGAGATGGTCATGGGCTCTTTCCCGGGGATACTGTCACCGGGGCCGGCTTCACTTCCTCCGATTTCATCGAACTTTTTCTCTCCGCCATCTGACCCGAGCCCACTTAGCAGCTTCTTTCATGATTTGAGCCCCGTGCTTCATGGCAGCAAGAATTACCTAGAAGGTAGTTTCATGCCTAGTCCTTCGACCTTTGTTTCACCTCGTATGGCATCTTCCCCCATCACTCCATCCATAGATTTATTCAACAATTTCTTCGACTTCTGA